The following nucleotide sequence is from Aneurinibacillus soli.
TGTGCAGAAGAGGAAGGGGAGACGAGTGTATGAGTCTTTCGGTTATTTCGTACAATAACTTGGAGATAAAGCCGTTTCAGCTTGTTAATCTTCAAAAGTTAAAAATAATAAAGAAAATGAATGACCATGCTAGATTGTTCTTCACAGGGATTGTATCTGAAGAATTAAAAGACAGTTATGTAGAAGTGACTGAAGCTCAAACAAATGTTCAGGTGAATTGTATAGATAAAGAAAATAAGAGGATCCCACTCTTTGCAGGAGTCATTATAAATGTTGAAATAAAAGCCGTAAGGGATATTTACTATATAGAAGTAGAAGCGATGTCTCATACCTATTTGCTAGATATTAAGCGTAAAAACCGATCTTTTCAAAATGAAAATATGCCATATTCTGCTTTACTCAAAGAAATTGTTTCGGATTATTCAAATGTGGATGTGGTTGATGAAATAACAGAAGGTGCTAATCTGGGTACATTTACAATTCAATATCAAGAAACGGACTGGGAATTTTTGAGGAGGCTGGCCTCACGTTTCTATACAGGATTAGTTCCAGCAGCTAATTTTAGTTCACCTAAGATTTCTTTTGGAATGCCTCAAAAGGGAAGCAAAGGAGAAATAGATGCTTTTCATTATAGTGCTCGAAAAAAGATGTCAGATTTTCGTTATTCTACAGAAAACTATCTTCAGAATATGGATGAAAATGATTTCATCTATTATGAAGTAGAAACAGATCAAGTATTCGATATAGGAAATCAGGTGACTTTTAAAGAGAAGACCTACGTTGTAAGTGAAGTAGTGACACAAATGGAAAAAGGGTTGCTTAAGCACCAATATACACTTTGTCGTAAACAGGGTACACATCAGAACACTTTATATAACTCGAGGATTACAGGGGTTTCTATTTTAGGAAGAGTGATTGATGTTCAGCGCGATAAACTTAAGGTTCATCTTGAAATTGATAAAGCACAGAGCAAAAGCGAAGCTCATTGGTTTTCCTATTCATCTGTATATACAGCAGAAGGGCATAGTGGATGGTACTGTATGCCGGAGTTAAATGACTTCGTGAACATTTATTTCCCGAGTACTAAGGAAGAGGAAGCAATTGCAATTAACTCGATCCGAAAAGATTCAGAAGTGCGAGGTCATAATAAACTCGGAGATCCGGATGTTAAATATTTTAGAACAGCATTTGGAAAGGAGTTAATGTTCAGCCCTACAGAGATTGTTATAACGGGAAAAGATGGAGAAGTGTTTATAAGATTGAACGAAAAGGATGGAATTCAAATTTTTAGTCAAAAAGATATTAAGATTATAGCTAAAGAAAACATCTCATTAGATTCAGAGAAAAAGATTATTCTTTCTGCCAAAGAATCCATTACATTAACGTGTAAAGAAAGCAAGATTAATATGGATGGTAGCACAAGTATTTTTGGAAAAGAAGTGAAAACAAATTGAGTATCTGATAGTACGGGGAGGGATAATTGTTGACCAAAGAAGAAGTGATACAAAATTTCATAGAGAATGAAGTAGAGCCTGCCATTCTTGAAAATATGTTGGAGCTAGAAGAGTATTTCCAAACAAATAAGGATAGATTACTCGATGGCTTTGTTCGGTCATTTCAGCGTATTTGCATGAAAATAAAAGAAATGCAGTTGCAAAGTCAGAAAGATAAGATCGGGCATATTACTTATTCGATGCTTCGTACAGAAATTCAGGAAGGACGTTATGGATATTTAATTGAAGCATCTGATAGTAGCTGGTTTTTTGATCCTATAGAATGCCAAGATGAATATGATGCCAGCTGGGCCTTTCAATTTTTAGAGAGGCTTGTAGAGTATTTGGAGGAAAAAAGAAGAAATTATATGGGGACTATAACCCGGATGGATATTGAAAAAATAAGAAATAAGGAGGCTGAGAAATACAATCAATATGTAGCCATTCTCGCTCAATATGCTATGCCATACGGTATAGCACTTTTAGAATATAAGGATATTGATAAAGAAGAAGAGGTAGAAGTGCGAGTCGGAGAATATATGGATATTAGTGAAATTGTTTATAAAGAAGATTCGCGAATGAAAGAGGCAACGGAGATTAAAGCATGGCTAGAAGAGAAACTAGAGTATGAATACGCCTATGAAGTTTTTCGAAATTTGGATTTATCAAAAGGTAATTACGAAGGAATTGATTTGCGATATGCGGATGTGGAACAAAGTAACGTATCAAACAGTAAGCTGAGCGAATGTGTATTACTAGGTACAAAATTTATGGAAACCAATCTTTGGGAAACAGATTTTAGTCGAAGTTTCATTAGTGGTGCGAATTTTCGGAACAGTGATCTTAGGGGAGCTATATTTCATGAAGTCGAAGGATCAAGCGGATTGTTCGATCCTTCTTCCTGGGAAATGCCTGGGTTCCTATCAGTAAATTTTGAAGGGGCAAATCTTGAAGGAGCGGACTTTAAGAATGCGAACTTGAAAGGAGCTGTATTTGTAGAAGCTAATCTTGCCTATACGAATTTTACGGGTGCCAATCTGGAGCATGCTATTTTTTCACGAGCTGATCTAGGGAGGGTCAAACTGGACGATCGCCAGATGGATAGTGTTATTTGGAAGTTATAAGTTATATAGAAAAGAGGGGAAACATGAACTACTTTATCATGATGCAGGATGACAGAATCTCAAATGCTATAGAGCCTGTTGGTGTATCAGAAGTGATTTCAGCAGAAAAAGTGGTTGATGAACAAATCTATAAGATCGATAAATTAAATCTTCAATTTCCGGTAAGGGAGAAAGAAGTGGTTGAGTATGTAGACTTTATACAAAGACCGGTTTCTCTATTATCTGATAAGTTGAAACAATTGATTGAGAAATATGTTCCTGATATATATACCAAATCTGTTGTATTAGTGGACATCAACCGTGTAAGACAGGACCTATATTGGCTAGTCGTACCACCGCGAATTAAATGTTTGTCTCATCAAAGTGAATTTCACAAGGATGGAACCGTAAAAAAACTAGTGATTGATGAAAAAAAAGTAGCGTCCTACAAGGTGTTTAAAATAGATGGAATCATGGAGGAGTACACCGTAATTAGTCTGGATGTAGCAGAAAGCTTGCTTCGTCGGGACTTTATGGGAATTCGATTGAAAAAAATTGAAAAGCAAAGTATGCAGAAAGAGGTTATTTGATGAATGTCGATCTGTTCGATAATGGCGGGGAAGGACAAAGTTACGTAGTAGCAGGAGCAGTATTGGCTTGTAGTTATGGAAATATGAAAAGTCAACTAAACACACCGCATAGTCACGGAGTGTACATCAGAGGAAAAGCACAGATGAACATTATGGATTATAAGCCTGCGGTTCATATCATGCCTTTTGGGACATGCGGAAGTATGGCGAATCCGGCAGTAGCGGCAGCTACTGCTGCTAATAACGGAATTCTCACGAGGATGCCCTGCACACCAGTGATTACAATGCCTTGGATTAATGGGAAATCCAATGTCTTGATTGAGAAATCTCCTGCACTTCTCAATATATGCACAAACCATTGTATGTATAGTGGTGTAATTACAATTGAGAAGGATGGTCAGTAAAAAAGATCGAAGTCTGATCGTACCGAAGAAGGGATGATGTACGTGGAGTATACTTTGAGCAGCTATGGCACGATTCAGTTCATATCTCCTTACGAAATACAAACGTTACATGAAATCAAACTGATTCAAACGATTAACGATCATGCAAAACTCTCCTTTACAGGCATAATTGCGGAAGAAAAGCAGGATTGCTGTATCGAGGAGGCAAGGAGTTCGCATACCATCACACTTCATCAAATAGAAGATGGAAACATAGTACGGACACTTTTTAATGGCATCATTTCTCAAGTTGAGAGTAAGGTCGTGCGAGACATCTATTATATCACGATAGAGGCTATTTCTCATACTTATCAAATGGATGTTAGGAAAAAAAGTCGTTCTTTCCAAAATAAAAATATGCTGTATACAAAATTAATTGAAGCGATAACCGAACCATATCCGGGCTCAGACTATATCGATACAGTCTCAGAAGGTTCGAAAATAAACACATGCATGATTCAATACAACGAAACAGATTGGGGATTTCTCAAACGAATGGCCTCCCATTTTGGAGCGGTATTGATTGCAGCGGCAGCCTCCGAAAAACCTAAATTCTGGTTCGGTATGGCGGAAGGAAGAACCGGACAGCTATTTGAACATCCTTACACGGTGAAAAAATCTTTTCCTCTGTATAGGAAAGCAATAGAAAATAACGAGGCTGATGATCCAGAGCTAAACGATTATATTTGTTATGAGGTAGAGACTACAACGTTTTTTACTGTAGGAGATCGAGTTACTTATAAGGAAAAGCAACTGGTTATTATTCGGGTTGTCACTGCCATAAACAACGGAGTTTTAACGCATACCTATACGTTGATGCCGGAAAAAGGGAGTAGACAAACGAGGATCTGGAATGATTTGATCTCTGGTTCCTTCCTAGAAGGACGCGTGCTAGAAGTTAACAAGGACACTGCGAAGCTTCATTTACAGATAGACGAAAAGCAGGATGTATCCACAGCCTACAGCTTTCCCTATGCTACTTTTTATACGGCAGAGGGGCATAGTGGATGGTACTGCATGCCCGAGATTGGAGATAACGTCAGGCTTTATTTTCCGACAAATCGCGAAGAGAAAGCAGTTGTCATGAATGCTGTTCGGAAAGAATCGGACTCACCAAAGATGGACCATCCAGAAAAAAAGTACTGGGGTACCCCGCATGAAAAAGAAATATTGCTTGCACCGGAAGAAATGGTTATAACGGTTAGTGATAAGCAGGGGAAAAGCAGTCTGGTTACGATACATGAAGAGGATGGGATTGAGATTCGTAGTGATCATCCGATTGTAGTGACTTCCAAAAAGAACATAGAGGTTCAGCAAGCAGAAACCATTCATCTAGAAGCTGGTGAAGCGATTTATTTAGTATGCGGAGCCAGTAGTATCGTGATGGATGGAAATACGGATATGCAAGGTACTACAGTAGAAATGGAAGGACTGTTAAAACCTCCTGTCGTAGTAAGCGAGCGGGAGGAAGAGCAGCTTGCATCAGAAGAATGGGATGCAGAAGCGATCGAACTTGCCCAGAATCTAGATGGTATGCTTCCCAGTAATTTTGACACCATAGAGCTTTTAAAAAGGCAAGAGATGTCTTCTTTCCTCACTGCTAGCATTCCTTTTG
It contains:
- a CDS encoding contractile injection system protein, VgrG/Pvc8 family; the encoded protein is MSLSVISYNNLEIKPFQLVNLQKLKIIKKMNDHARLFFTGIVSEELKDSYVEVTEAQTNVQVNCIDKENKRIPLFAGVIINVEIKAVRDIYYIEVEAMSHTYLLDIKRKNRSFQNENMPYSALLKEIVSDYSNVDVVDEITEGANLGTFTIQYQETDWEFLRRLASRFYTGLVPAANFSSPKISFGMPQKGSKGEIDAFHYSARKKMSDFRYSTENYLQNMDENDFIYYEVETDQVFDIGNQVTFKEKTYVVSEVVTQMEKGLLKHQYTLCRKQGTHQNTLYNSRITGVSILGRVIDVQRDKLKVHLEIDKAQSKSEAHWFSYSSVYTAEGHSGWYCMPELNDFVNIYFPSTKEEEAIAINSIRKDSEVRGHNKLGDPDVKYFRTAFGKELMFSPTEIVITGKDGEVFIRLNEKDGIQIFSQKDIKIIAKENISLDSEKKIILSAKESITLTCKESKINMDGSTSIFGKEVKTN
- a CDS encoding pentapeptide repeat-containing protein; protein product: MTKEEVIQNFIENEVEPAILENMLELEEYFQTNKDRLLDGFVRSFQRICMKIKEMQLQSQKDKIGHITYSMLRTEIQEGRYGYLIEASDSSWFFDPIECQDEYDASWAFQFLERLVEYLEEKRRNYMGTITRMDIEKIRNKEAEKYNQYVAILAQYAMPYGIALLEYKDIDKEEEVEVRVGEYMDISEIVYKEDSRMKEATEIKAWLEEKLEYEYAYEVFRNLDLSKGNYEGIDLRYADVEQSNVSNSKLSECVLLGTKFMETNLWETDFSRSFISGANFRNSDLRGAIFHEVEGSSGLFDPSSWEMPGFLSVNFEGANLEGADFKNANLKGAVFVEANLAYTNFTGANLEHAIFSRADLGRVKLDDRQMDSVIWKL
- a CDS encoding serine protease; translation: MNYFIMMQDDRISNAIEPVGVSEVISAEKVVDEQIYKIDKLNLQFPVREKEVVEYVDFIQRPVSLLSDKLKQLIEKYVPDIYTKSVVLVDINRVRQDLYWLVVPPRIKCLSHQSEFHKDGTVKKLVIDEKKVASYKVFKIDGIMEEYTVISLDVAESLLRRDFMGIRLKKIEKQSMQKEVI
- a CDS encoding DUF4280 domain-containing protein; this encodes MNVDLFDNGGEGQSYVVAGAVLACSYGNMKSQLNTPHSHGVYIRGKAQMNIMDYKPAVHIMPFGTCGSMANPAVAAATAANNGILTRMPCTPVITMPWINGKSNVLIEKSPALLNICTNHCMYSGVITIEKDGQ
- a CDS encoding contractile injection system protein, VgrG/Pvc8 family — translated: MEYTLSSYGTIQFISPYEIQTLHEIKLIQTINDHAKLSFTGIIAEEKQDCCIEEARSSHTITLHQIEDGNIVRTLFNGIISQVESKVVRDIYYITIEAISHTYQMDVRKKSRSFQNKNMLYTKLIEAITEPYPGSDYIDTVSEGSKINTCMIQYNETDWGFLKRMASHFGAVLIAAAASEKPKFWFGMAEGRTGQLFEHPYTVKKSFPLYRKAIENNEADDPELNDYICYEVETTTFFTVGDRVTYKEKQLVIIRVVTAINNGVLTHTYTLMPEKGSRQTRIWNDLISGSFLEGRVLEVNKDTAKLHLQIDEKQDVSTAYSFPYATFYTAEGHSGWYCMPEIGDNVRLYFPTNREEKAVVMNAVRKESDSPKMDHPEKKYWGTPHEKEILLAPEEMVITVSDKQGKSSLVTIHEEDGIEIRSDHPIVVTSKKNIEVQQAETIHLEAGEAIYLVCGASSIVMDGNTDMQGTTVEMEGLLKPPVVVSEREEEQLASEEWDAEAIELAQNLDGMLPSNFDTIELLKRQEMSSFLTASIPFVGKAGRADRKV